One Streptomyces hundungensis DNA segment encodes these proteins:
- the pxpB gene encoding 5-oxoprolinase subunit PxpB, producing the protein MSGPRVLPVGDHALLVELDSGEAAGALHAELVRRRAAGTLPLVREIVPAARTVLLDGVDDPPALAAQLTTWDIPPLESGAEETVEIPVRYDGPDLADVAARWRVSEREAVRIHSSAEFRVAFCGFAPGFAYLTGLGERYAVPRRATPRTAVPAGSVALAGEYTGVYPRSSPGGWQLIGTTDAPLWDPHREPAALLTPGTRVRFVPRPPR; encoded by the coding sequence GTGAGCGGCCCGCGCGTCCTGCCGGTCGGGGACCACGCCCTGCTGGTCGAGCTCGACAGCGGCGAGGCGGCCGGCGCCCTGCACGCCGAGTTGGTACGCCGCCGCGCCGCCGGAACGCTTCCCCTGGTGCGCGAGATCGTGCCCGCGGCCCGCACCGTCCTGCTCGACGGAGTGGACGATCCGCCCGCGCTGGCCGCCCAGTTGACCACCTGGGACATCCCTCCCCTGGAGTCCGGTGCCGAGGAGACGGTGGAGATCCCGGTGCGCTACGACGGCCCCGATCTCGCGGACGTCGCCGCCCGGTGGCGGGTGTCGGAGCGGGAGGCCGTACGCATCCACTCCTCGGCCGAGTTCCGGGTCGCCTTCTGCGGATTCGCGCCCGGCTTCGCCTACCTCACCGGGCTCGGCGAGCGCTACGCGGTGCCGCGCCGGGCCACCCCCCGCACCGCCGTCCCCGCCGGGTCGGTGGCCCTGGCGGGCGAGTACACCGGGGTCTACCCGCGCTCCTCCCCCGGCGGCTGGCAGCTGATCGGCACCACGGACGCGCCGCTGTGGGACCCGCACCGCGAGCCCGCCGCGCTGCTCACCCCGGGCACCCGGGTCCGCTTCGTCCCCCGGCCGCCCCGATGA
- a CDS encoding biotin-dependent carboxyltransferase family protein — MTDRALSVVRAGALTCVQDEGRFGYAHLGVPRSGALDLPASRLANRLVGNAPGAAVLETTLNGCAVRPRCAVTVAVTGAPCPVAVEGRAVAWGAPVRVPSGAVVEVGAATRGVRSYLAFSGGITVEAVLGSRSTDLLSGLGPPPLRDGAVLPLGRPERGCPHVDVAPAPGVADELVLRVRPGPRADWFTADAPRVLATGRYRVSSASNRIGLRTEGPALRRAVEGELPSEGMVLGAVQVPPDGLPVVFLADHPTTGGYPVIGVVPEPDLAAAAQAGPGTPLRFVLGRRL, encoded by the coding sequence ATGACCGACCGGGCCCTGTCCGTCGTACGGGCCGGGGCGCTCACCTGCGTACAGGACGAGGGGCGCTTCGGGTACGCACACCTGGGGGTGCCGCGGTCGGGCGCGCTCGACCTGCCGGCGAGCCGGCTCGCCAACCGGCTGGTCGGCAACGCCCCGGGCGCCGCCGTGCTCGAAACGACCCTCAACGGGTGTGCGGTACGGCCCCGTTGCGCGGTCACGGTCGCGGTGACCGGGGCGCCCTGCCCGGTCGCGGTGGAGGGCCGGGCGGTGGCCTGGGGCGCCCCGGTGCGGGTGCCCTCGGGGGCCGTCGTCGAGGTGGGCGCGGCGACCCGGGGGGTGCGCTCGTATCTGGCGTTCTCGGGCGGCATCACCGTCGAGGCGGTGCTCGGCAGCCGCTCCACCGACCTTCTGTCGGGCCTCGGCCCGCCGCCGCTCAGGGACGGCGCCGTGCTGCCCCTTGGCCGGCCGGAGCGCGGGTGTCCGCACGTTGACGTGGCGCCCGCGCCGGGGGTGGCGGACGAGCTCGTGCTGCGGGTGCGTCCGGGGCCGCGCGCGGACTGGTTCACGGCGGACGCGCCGCGCGTGCTGGCGACCGGGCGCTATCGGGTGTCCTCGGCGAGCAACCGCATCGGCCTGCGCACCGAGGGGCCGGCGCTGCGCCGCGCCGTGGAGGGTGAACTGCCCAGTGAGGGAATGGTGTTGGGGGCGGTACAGGTGCCTCCGGACGGGCTGCCGGTGGTCTTTCTCGCCGATCATCCGACGACCGGGGGCTATCCGGTGATCGGCGTCGTCCCCGAGCCGGATCTGGCGGCCGCCGCCCAGGCCGGGCCGGGTACACCGCTCAGGTTCGTGCTGGGACGCCGGCTGTGA